The proteins below come from a single Serratia fonticola genomic window:
- the rlmH gene encoding 23S rRNA (pseudouridine(1915)-N(3))-methyltransferase RlmH: MKLQLVAVGTKMPDWVQTGFMDYLHRFPKDMPFELTEIPAGKRGKNADIKRILEKEGEQMLAAVGKGNRIVTLDIPGTPWETPQLAQQLERWKQDGRNVSLLIGGPEGLAPACKAAAEQSWSLSPLTLPHPLVRVLVAESLYRAWSITTNHPYHRE, translated from the coding sequence GCAATTGGTTGCAGTCGGCACCAAAATGCCCGACTGGGTGCAGACCGGCTTTATGGATTACCTGCATCGCTTTCCGAAAGATATGCCGTTTGAACTGACCGAGATCCCGGCGGGCAAACGCGGCAAGAATGCTGATATCAAACGCATTCTGGAAAAGGAAGGCGAGCAGATGCTGGCAGCGGTGGGCAAAGGTAACCGCATCGTTACGTTGGATATCCCAGGCACCCCGTGGGAAACGCCCCAGTTGGCACAACAGCTCGAACGCTGGAAACAGGATGGCCGCAACGTCAGCCTGTTGATTGGCGGCCCTGAGGGGCTGGCTCCGGCCTGTAAAGCCGCCGCTGAGCAAAGCTGGTCGCTTTCCCCGTTAACGTTACCGCATCCTTTAGTGCGTGTTTTGGTGGCAGAGAGCCTCTACCGCGCCTGGAGTATTACTACAAATCATCCT